From the Martelella mediterranea DSM 17316 genome, one window contains:
- the uxuA gene encoding mannonate dehydratase, whose product MRQTWRWFGPLDRVSIDDMLQAGVEGVVTALHHVPTGEVWTPAEIAGRQAELTLMSDGTPSGLKWEVVESLPVSEDIKKQKGDWRRHIDNYKTSMANLAEAGIETICYNFMPVLDWTRTDLAYRLKTGATCMRFDYADFAAFDIHILQRPGAGEDFADDVRAEADRRFAAMDEARKTELAKNIVFGLPGAAESFTLEDVRRHLAEYATISAEGLRAHFIDFLEEVVPVAEELGLRLCCHPDDPPFGLLGLPRVMSTEADYGAMMKAVDSPANGITLCSGSLGARPDNDLPGMMERLGDRVHFLHLRNVHRESVGIAGSFYECEHLGGDTDMVALMAAAIAEERRRKAAGRADWNIPFRPDHGLDILDDQKRRAQPGYPAIGRLKGLAELRGILTALDR is encoded by the coding sequence ATGCGGCAGACATGGCGCTGGTTCGGACCTTTGGATCGCGTATCGATCGACGATATGCTGCAGGCTGGCGTCGAAGGCGTGGTCACCGCGCTGCACCATGTCCCGACCGGCGAGGTCTGGACACCGGCCGAGATCGCTGGGCGGCAGGCCGAGCTGACGCTGATGAGCGACGGCACGCCGTCCGGTCTGAAATGGGAAGTGGTCGAAAGCCTGCCGGTTTCCGAGGATATCAAGAAGCAGAAGGGCGACTGGCGCCGCCACATCGATAATTACAAGACCAGCATGGCAAATCTCGCCGAGGCCGGTATCGAGACCATCTGCTACAATTTCATGCCGGTTCTGGACTGGACCCGCACCGATCTCGCCTATCGCCTGAAGACCGGCGCGACCTGCATGCGCTTCGACTACGCCGATTTCGCCGCCTTCGATATTCATATCCTGCAGCGTCCCGGCGCCGGGGAGGATTTCGCCGATGATGTGCGCGCCGAGGCCGACCGCCGGTTTGCCGCAATGGATGAAGCGCGCAAGACCGAACTTGCGAAGAATATCGTGTTCGGCCTTCCGGGCGCGGCCGAGAGCTTCACGCTGGAGGATGTGCGCCGGCATCTCGCCGAGTATGCAACGATTTCAGCCGAGGGGCTGAGGGCTCATTTCATCGATTTCCTGGAGGAGGTTGTGCCGGTTGCCGAAGAGCTCGGGCTCAGGCTCTGCTGCCACCCCGACGATCCGCCCTTCGGCCTTCTGGGCCTGCCGCGGGTGATGTCGACGGAAGCCGATTACGGGGCGATGATGAAGGCGGTCGATAGTCCAGCCAACGGCATCACGCTTTGCTCCGGTTCGCTCGGCGCGCGGCCCGACAATGACCTGCCGGGCATGATGGAGCGGCTGGGCGACCGGGTGCATTTCCTGCACCTGCGCAATGTCCATCGCGAGAGCGTCGGCATTGCGGGCTCGTTCTACGAATGCGAGCATCTCGGCGGCGATACCGATATGGTGGCGCTGATGGCGGCGGCGATTGCCGAGGAGCGGCGACGCAAGGCCGCGGGCCGCGCCGACTGGAATATCCCCTTCCGGCCCGATCACGGCCTCGACATTCTCGATGACCAGAAGCGCAGGGCCCAGCCCGGCTATCCGGCGATCGGCCGGCTGAAGGGGCTTGCGGAACTGCGCGGCATCCTCACGGCGCTGGATCGCTGA
- a CDS encoding GntR family transcriptional regulator, translating into MLPETVQTMIAPGAPVGAQLHGILRDLILHNDLPPGSRLSESELAARFAVSRQPVREAFIKLSEEGLLEVRPQRGTFVRRISQAAVMDARFVREAIEADIVKLLAARPDAGLVEELRLQLQEQREAARTDAARFIKLDELFHKTLADAAGKARAWALIEGLKVQMDRVRYLSLLRFPMVKLTAQHEAIVNAIGDGDQQAAEAAVRGHLREILSDLPAIFEEKPEFFEEPGR; encoded by the coding sequence ATGCTGCCAGAGACAGTGCAAACGATGATTGCTCCGGGCGCGCCGGTCGGCGCCCAGCTGCATGGCATTCTGCGTGACCTCATTCTTCACAACGATCTGCCGCCCGGCTCCAGGCTTTCCGAGTCGGAGCTTGCGGCCCGCTTCGCCGTCAGCCGCCAGCCAGTGCGCGAAGCCTTCATCAAGCTTTCGGAGGAAGGCCTGCTGGAAGTACGTCCGCAGCGCGGCACCTTCGTGCGCCGGATATCGCAGGCCGCCGTCATGGATGCCCGCTTCGTGCGCGAGGCGATCGAGGCCGATATCGTCAAGCTTCTGGCCGCAAGACCCGACGCGGGGCTGGTGGAGGAATTGCGGCTCCAGTTGCAGGAACAGCGCGAAGCGGCCCGCACCGACGCCGCGCGCTTCATCAAGCTGGACGAACTGTTTCACAAGACGCTGGCCGACGCCGCCGGCAAGGCGCGCGCCTGGGCCCTGATCGAGGGGCTGAAGGTGCAGATGGATCGCGTGCGTTATCTCAGCCTGCTGCGTTTCCCGATGGTCAAGCTCACCGCCCAGCATGAAGCCATTGTCAACGCGATCGGCGATGGCGACCAGCAAGCGGCGGAGGCCGCGGTGCGCGGACATCTGCGCGAGATCCTGAGCGACCTGCCCGCGATATTCGAGGAAAAGCCTGAGTTTTTCGAGGAGCCGGGACGCTAG
- a CDS encoding MarR family winged helix-turn-helix transcriptional regulator, with protein sequence MRESLPLSVTLEVRDRCLCLHLQRAARAVGRYFDEVLRPLGLTNGQYSLLVSLNRPEPPRVAEVAHLLAMDRTTLTASIKPLERRGLMTSFQDDKDRRVRRLKLTDEGRDLLEKAVPIWRETHDRIDKVVGADIDRLRTNLLALTFALPDPDEELSDPAP encoded by the coding sequence ATGCGTGAAAGTCTACCCCTGTCAGTCACCCTGGAGGTTCGGGACAGGTGCCTTTGCCTTCACCTCCAGCGCGCCGCGCGGGCCGTGGGCCGGTATTTCGACGAGGTGCTGCGGCCGCTGGGGCTCACCAACGGACAGTATTCGCTGCTGGTCTCGCTCAACCGGCCGGAACCGCCGCGCGTGGCCGAGGTCGCCCATTTGCTGGCGATGGACCGCACCACGCTGACGGCGAGCATAAAGCCGCTGGAACGTCGCGGCCTGATGACCTCGTTCCAGGACGACAAGGACAGGCGCGTCCGCCGGCTGAAACTGACCGATGAGGGGCGCGACCTTCTGGAGAAGGCCGTGCCGATCTGGCGCGAGACCCATGACCGGATCGACAAGGTGGTTGGCGCGGATATCGACCGGCTGCGCACAAACCTTCTGGCGCTGACATTTGCACTGCCCGACCCCGACGAAGAACTCAGCGATCCAGCGCCGTGA
- a CDS encoding TRAP transporter large permease: MALIGIVFFALMLLGAPIAFAIGISGFTFFLTSDIMPVSIGVQKIATVSQSFPLLAVPFFVLAGHLMNESGITDRLFTFSKVAVGWMAGGLAQVSIILSTLMGGVSGSAVADAAMEARVLGPQMISNGYSKGYSSAVIAMSSLITATIPPSIGLILYGYVGQVSIGRLFMAGIVPGVLMMAFLMVAAWLVARKRNYVMSDMRKPTAGELGRAAWGAKWALLFPVLLIGSIRGGLFTPSEVGAFAVVYAILVGVFAHRVMTFETIKRAFGHALSDIGLIMLIILMSGMIGFAIIFLQVPQSVAGFMLESLANPVLIVTVILIGLFIAGLFFESTILVLLLTPILVPVVVKAGVDPVHFGILMMTIVTFGGMTPPVGVAMFTVCSLLDTKIEDYVKESWPFIAAIMALVALLLFVPGIVLFLPNLMYG; the protein is encoded by the coding sequence ATGGCCCTGATCGGTATCGTCTTCTTCGCCCTGATGCTGCTTGGCGCGCCGATTGCCTTCGCGATCGGCATTTCGGGCTTCACCTTCTTCCTGACCTCAGACATCATGCCGGTCTCGATCGGCGTGCAGAAAATCGCGACCGTTTCGCAAAGCTTTCCGCTGCTGGCGGTGCCGTTCTTCGTGCTCGCCGGCCACCTGATGAACGAAAGCGGGATCACCGACCGGCTGTTCACCTTTTCCAAGGTCGCCGTCGGCTGGATGGCGGGCGGCCTCGCGCAGGTCTCGATCATCCTGTCGACGCTGATGGGCGGCGTGTCCGGCTCGGCCGTCGCCGATGCCGCCATGGAAGCGCGCGTGCTCGGTCCGCAGATGATCTCCAACGGATACTCCAAGGGCTACTCCTCCGCCGTGATCGCGATGTCCTCGCTGATCACCGCGACCATTCCGCCGTCGATCGGCCTGATCCTCTACGGCTATGTGGGCCAGGTCTCGATCGGCCGGCTGTTCATGGCGGGCATCGTCCCCGGCGTGCTGATGATGGCGTTTCTGATGGTTGCCGCCTGGCTCGTCGCCCGCAAGCGTAACTACGTCATGAGCGACATGAGGAAGCCGACGGCCGGCGAACTCGGCCGCGCGGCCTGGGGCGCCAAATGGGCGCTGTTGTTTCCCGTGCTTCTGATCGGCTCGATCCGCGGCGGGCTGTTCACGCCATCGGAAGTCGGCGCGTTCGCGGTGGTCTACGCGATCCTCGTCGGCGTCTTCGCCCACCGGGTGATGACGTTTGAGACGATCAAGCGGGCCTTCGGCCATGCGCTGTCGGATATCGGCCTGATCATGCTGATCATCCTGATGTCGGGCATGATCGGGTTCGCGATCATCTTCCTTCAGGTGCCGCAGAGCGTGGCGGGCTTCATGCTGGAAAGCCTCGCCAATCCGGTTCTGATCGTCACCGTCATCCTAATCGGCCTGTTCATCGCCGGCCTGTTTTTCGAAAGCACGATCCTGGTGCTGCTGCTGACGCCGATCCTCGTCCCGGTCGTGGTCAAGGCGGGGGTCGACCCGGTGCATTTCGGCATCCTGATGATGACCATCGTCACCTTCGGCGGCATGACGCCGCCGGTCGGCGTCGCGATGTTCACGGTCTGCAGCCTGCTGGACACCAAGATCGAGGATTACGTGAAAGAATCCTGGCCGTTCATCGCCGCCATCATGGCGCTGGTGGCGCTGCTTCTGTTCGTGCCGGGTATCGTGCTGTTCCTGCCGAACCTGATGTACGGATAG
- a CDS encoding TRAP transporter small permease, producing the protein MPGFLAKIEYVAGATLLAVITFLVFIAATMRFFGHPLIWSVDLAQLLFIWLCFIGATRAMRERGHLGVDFLVRPFPHRYRLALETALAALFLAFLMLLAYEGYKLTMLNKERQFGDSGLSYAWVTIAVPAGCVMLSISILGNLWQAWRNVKDGTLVFTRTAAYDEPVVHAGAAE; encoded by the coding sequence ATGCCCGGTTTCCTCGCAAAGATCGAGTATGTTGCAGGCGCGACCCTGCTTGCGGTCATCACCTTTCTGGTGTTCATCGCCGCGACCATGCGTTTCTTCGGCCATCCGCTGATCTGGTCCGTCGATCTTGCGCAGCTTCTGTTCATCTGGCTCTGTTTCATCGGCGCGACGCGGGCCATGCGCGAGCGCGGCCATCTGGGCGTCGATTTCCTGGTCCGCCCGTTTCCGCACCGCTACCGGCTAGCGCTGGAGACGGCGCTTGCCGCGCTGTTCCTCGCCTTTCTCATGCTGCTTGCCTATGAGGGCTACAAGCTCACCATGCTCAACAAGGAACGCCAGTTCGGCGACTCCGGCCTCTCCTATGCCTGGGTGACGATTGCCGTGCCCGCAGGCTGCGTGATGCTGTCGATCTCGATCCTCGGCAATCTCTGGCAGGCCTGGCGCAATGTGAAGGACGGGACGCTGGTTTTCACCCGCACCGCGGCCTACGACGAACCGGTGGTCCACGCCGGCGCGGCGGAGTAA
- a CDS encoding C4-dicarboxylate TRAP transporter substrate-binding protein: protein MNYIANIKSIALAGLAASLMAGTALAADYTLSVNTALATTDPLYKGLEAFRDNVAEASDGALEVRLFPNSQLGPDEDVLEQARAGAPVAVVVDGGRLAVFVNEFGVLGAPYLANGYDGIRKVVTSDMFNEWATTLHDEAGLDVLSFNWWQGERHLLTKKPINGPDDLSGVRMRTPGAPVWTGTIEAMGATPTPMPWGEVYSAISSNVIDGAEAQLPAVVGAKLDEVITNITLTGHINLITGLITSAAWVDSLPEDLQTILHEEALKAGDIASYGTRDALASLEQQLKDNGVMVEEIDVTPFKERTAVVYDNLGYGDLRDKLQAIAAQ, encoded by the coding sequence ATGAACTACATCGCCAATATCAAAAGCATCGCGCTTGCCGGCCTTGCCGCAAGCCTGATGGCGGGCACAGCGCTCGCCGCCGACTATACGCTGAGCGTCAACACCGCGCTCGCCACCACGGACCCGCTCTACAAGGGCCTTGAGGCCTTCCGCGACAATGTTGCCGAAGCCTCCGACGGCGCGCTCGAAGTGCGCCTGTTCCCGAATTCACAGCTTGGTCCCGACGAGGATGTGCTCGAACAGGCCCGCGCCGGCGCGCCGGTCGCGGTCGTGGTCGACGGCGGCCGCCTTGCCGTTTTCGTCAACGAATTCGGCGTGTTGGGCGCGCCCTACCTCGCCAATGGCTATGACGGCATCCGCAAGGTCGTCACCTCCGACATGTTCAACGAATGGGCGACGACGCTTCACGACGAGGCAGGCCTCGACGTCCTGAGCTTCAACTGGTGGCAGGGCGAACGCCATCTGCTGACCAAGAAGCCGATCAACGGGCCGGATGACCTTTCCGGCGTTCGTATGCGCACGCCCGGCGCGCCGGTCTGGACCGGCACGATCGAGGCCATGGGCGCGACGCCGACGCCGATGCCCTGGGGCGAGGTCTACTCCGCGATCTCCTCCAACGTCATCGACGGAGCGGAAGCCCAGCTTCCCGCCGTCGTCGGCGCCAAGCTCGACGAGGTCATCACCAACATCACGCTGACCGGCCATATCAACCTGATCACCGGCCTCATCACCTCCGCCGCATGGGTCGATTCGCTGCCGGAAGATCTGCAGACGATCCTGCATGAGGAAGCGCTGAAGGCCGGCGACATCGCCTCCTACGGCACCCGGGACGCGCTGGCGAGCCTTGAACAGCAGTTGAAAGACAACGGCGTAATGGTCGAGGAGATCGACGTCACCCCGTTCAAGGAACGGACCGCCGTGGTCTACGACAATCTCGGTTATGGCGATCTGCGCGACAAGCTTCAGGCGATCGCCGCGCAGTAA